The nucleotide window GATGGAATATGCCTGTCATCTGcccattattaattttacacaaGTGATTAACTACGAGTCCGAAGAGACGTACATTGATGATGAGGTGCAATGTGCTATGCTCTTTAAGAATTCATTCAACGTGCCCGGATTCTTTTACTACGATGTTAtagtaattacatatatatacttttttcacagatttacatttttttttgttgtttccagCCTTCGGATGAAAATGGCGAAATGATTTTtcccgaaaatattttgaaattcttcaTACCCGCCTTTGGAAAAGTTGTTGTACACTCGACTGTAATATTTCGTCGGTTAGGCAAAGTTAAGCTTTCTGGACTgtaagccacaacaacaacaagtcgtttaaatatcataaaaaatttacaattattttcagCATTAAAATCGTAGGAAATTTAAATGGTTCGCCATTCCATATAGTCGCAGATGtcaagcctgtgaaaattaaaGTCTCTGCGACACGAGTTCACAGACGACAAAAAGTGCTGGAAACAACGGCAGAACATATCTATATAACAAATGAAACGCCAACGGTGACTAGGTTCACAGTGAAATTGGTAAGCAAAAAGCGTAGAGCTGTGCTTTCTTGAGAGATTTTAATCTTTGATCAATAGATTATTTGAGATCGCGCTTAAAAAACACGGAACAACAGAAATAAGTGAGACTTTCTAACTTTCAGTCAACCCCCTAAACAAAGTACAGGGTTTGTCGGGAAAGTAATCGGATTTAGtcgattacaaaaatttattgaaccaatcgttacagttctttaaaagctttcaaatttccaagcattgaaggcgtaaCGGAAGGTATTCTCCGAAATAACCTTGAGACCCGAGGTGACTGCTGCCTGGATCCCCTTTCATCGGTCTTTTCAGGAAAGGCTACAAAAAAGAGTCTGAGGCGGCCACAGGCTGTAGGATGagtgcggaagcgttgggatgccggccttggttggGTAGCTGTTGCATCCAATCGTCTGCAATGTCTTCTTGGGCTCGATTGACACTTTGTTTGAGTTTCTTGAGAAACGACGGTTTgttcaggaggaacaaattcaagGTGGACGATGTCtttgatgtaaaaaaaagacaatgagcatcgttttccctttggatttgctcatacTTCcagtcttcatcagcgacctcttcccggccctccaaaaaggcatAATGTCACCGAAAtgcaccacttcttgctaaagcaatatCTGGGCAAGCCTGATTGATTATATCAAAcgcctctgtcgcagatttatcgAGTTTCACACTGAATTTAATCGCGTCCCTCTGTTTTAACGAAAGCTGCTTCGGCTTGTGCCactcgcgcgaaaatgtttgttctgactctccaggtCCTTGgggacaactgaccagccgctcgttcattagctaggaacgccctctaccgaatccagttaGTGCGCGTACGCTCTGAAGTATAGTCGTGgcagaagaaaatcagtcctattactttccaggCAAACCTTGTGACAGCTTTTTATTACACAGTCCacattaaactaattttattgtttttactggatattatatatacacatgtgtatattttttgcgATCTATCTTAATAGAAAAACTCGAAATACCAATATGTTGAGCCCAGGGGCGCCATACTCTCTCCTGAAGGACAGGGTActtatataacaattttttcaaaattctacgATGCCGAAACCTATTACAATACCTTGGTCATAAGTGTTGCCAACAGTAATACTATAGTAAGTGAGGTGGCATATACTTGGTATAATTTGACAACCCTTCCTAAATTAATCACAATTCTGCAGGAAATACCACTTACCTACGTTGTAGAAGGCTCACCCGTTGGCGTGGAACCGGACATTTTCAAAGGTCACAATTGTGGTACACTTATGATTAATTGTCTGGATAGGTACGAATCGGATGTGCCGAAGTACACACAGGAGGTGAAATTGACAAATAGAGGAAAACATAGGTACTGCATGTATATTGATAAGCTGCGTAATAATATCACGAAATGCGCTATTGAACTTGGTCATGGTCATCTAACGGTATCACCGAAGATGATCTGCCTTGAGCCACAATCGCAGGGAACACTATATATAACGGCTGATTCGTGTGAAGCGGgtgtaatttttaatgaatttcgtGTGAGAACTATTGATCAAGAGCACAAATTAAAGGTGCACACCACACGATTCACAGCAACGGCCACATTCATGGAGCCGGAAATCCATTGGTGTCAGAAACTCATAAACATGGAGTACAATAGAACGCATTTTTATAAAGAACATCCGGTGTTGGGTAAGCATACAACTAAGATATTAGTTTAGTAGAAATTACAGGTCTCAAATCTAAACGAGAATTCTATTAACAGTTTCTTCTTCAATCTTTGAAAAGTCTACTCGTAATATCCCAtaatatgttattattttatttctaacttTCATGTTAAAAGCCATAGCATGTCTGAAAAACATGGTGGATGTGAAGTGCAAAGTTTGGCTCAAAATTGTGGGACctttcaaaataaaacacttaTTCGAGCATAATTTTGCCAAGATCATACATTTTCCCATGACTGGTTTGGagcaaaaagaaattataatttcgCTGAATAAATCAGCAATACGCGACGAATTTTGTTCCACCGTCGATGGGCGTATTCTCTGcgaagcaaataacaaatatcaGGTAATACCAAAAATCTAAGAGATGTGCTTGAGTTTAAACTAAATGAAGAAACGTTGGTTAGAGATCACTGCAATTAAAGTTGAAAATCCGCAGTCCAGAGTTGAGAATCATGCAACCGGATATGATACTATTTACACGAGAAAACGCTAGTCTAACCTATGTGGAGCTGCGCAATATTTCATGCTTGAATGCACAGTACAAATGGAAGAAAGTCGAAGAGAAAACGACGTATGTTTCGGATGTAAGTTAGATAAACGTTTTAGAACtattccttaaataattattatttcacgCCTTTACAGTATGATGATACTTATAAATTCTCATTGGACATACTCTCCGAAATTCTACGCACGTTGGATATTGATGGCAGCGATTCAGATGAAGATTCACTTTACCAACGAAATTTGACATTGCGTTACCAGAAATATCGTTGTAGACTGCATAAACTTCAAGATCCGATCGGCGTTGACGAAATCATCAATGAAATCATAAACAATTTGGACTTGGAACATAAACGTTATATGTTAAAAGTCGATGATCCATATGACCCTTGTTTGAGTGCGAGACGTTGTTCTTCCGGCGAATTTGTACGCAAAACTTTGGATGCAGTTTTGTATGGTCTGAAGTTGGAAGATTCCTATGATATATCACAAGAGAGTATAGAAGAGTGTGATAGTGAACGCACCATACATTTCATTGAGAAGACCGGTCACATATCGAAATTTGATACAGTGCAGTCTGCACTCTTTTTGCCGCCAGTAAAACCGGGTAAACTTGTTGCATACCTCGAATGAGATATTTGTGGGATTTTTAACGTTATATACTTTCGAATAATTTTTAGGTTATGCTAAGACGGCAATTTTTGTGCTAGACACAGTTGGTAGTTGTCCTCAACAGTTTGATATAACGCTAATTAATTTGGAAAAAGTTATGGAATTTTCTTCGGAAAACGTATATCTTGGTATTCAGGTAATATTTCCAATTATagtctatatttttaataccttATCTCTTCACAACTGTTCAGCCATGGTACGAGCTCTTCAAAACATCAGTAAGAATAATAAACGTCACACAATATCCCATCACACTGAGTATAAGTCACAAAACTGTGGTGGACAAAAGTCAACGCCTCAGTCAAGGATATGCAAAAATCATCGGAGAgaaattttttgacatttgcAAGTTCAAGTCAAAACTCTTGACAGTCGAGGGTCTGATGGGTTTCTCCGAGCAATTCACACACGACATACTAGTGAACGCTAATAAAAGTGAAGAACAGACTATACATTTTCGTGGGCAAGGTATTATGCCCATAATTGAAGTTGTAACTAAATTAGCACGACCCGAGCAGGAGATTGAAGAAATATTGGAAGAATATGAactattgcaaataatttatcaTTTCGATGTGTTCAAATCTATCACCGAATACGATGAGGATATGCCAGCGCCAAGAGAGGAGGACAATGTCAGTATGATAACAACCAAATACTCGCTCAGTAGCTATCACACAGGCAGCTCCAAGAGTACGTCGAGTAGTCGCGAGGCACGTTTCTATCGCATGATGAAAACCTatgtaattattaataataatgcgGAACTGCCACATGCTAGCGTGCTGGAACAGCTAATTGAGACACAAAAGTTCATCAGACAATTGCGTGAAAATCCCAAAACGGTTGCATTGTTGCGTAAGGTGCATCAGGATTATTTGAAATTGATCAGCAATTATGGTGAATCAATGCCGATTAATTTGAAGCATTTCACCGCACAACCCTTGCCCTTCCATCAGCAGGGTTTCGTATTAAATATGAACGTATTGGTTTTGGGACAGCTGCGAAAGTTCACGATCGATCTGCATTTCCATGGACCAGGCAAATTGATTGCGGCTGTACGTACCGAGGTGAAAATACCGGGATTATATGTGGATTTCGAAGTCAAAAAGAGGTTTGTAGGATTTTATAGTTgtaaaattttctaaacaaattatatttggTATTACTTTTGAAGTGAGGATcatgattatttattttatgcggCTGAAAAGAAATCGCCCAGCTTGTTTGGCAAACGCTATCGCAATATGTACGAACGTGTCATTGATTTGGAAACAGATCCGAAGGTGAAGCATGCGCATTCCTTCGATTTGGATAAGACAGAACATCATACACGCTTGGAAGTGGGCGCCAAACAGCGCAAAGAACTGCAAAACTATTATAATAGTCTAAATAAATCGGTGTATGAAGATCACAGGCATCACTTtactttatgtaaaatatttagcaACAGCAAAACGAACTATTACAGTGGTGAAGCACGCATTGTGGTACTGCTCAAGCCGGAAGCAAAGTTCTATGAAGAGGGACAAGTGCTTGAGGATTATCTATATATAGATGTAAGCGAGAAATAgaggaaaaaatattatcactatataattttatgaaattttcgatttttttagcTGCACTTGGGTCCAACTTTACCCATTCTACTGCGTGGTATTATCTCGAAACACTACCGAAAGCAAAGCGATTCGAAATATTGAGTAAAAcgatttgtgtttttaataatatttttatttttatattttagtcacatgtaaaattttattattgctataaatatacatatatttttatattacactATTAGTGTTTAAAACGcacatttacattatttttttaattagaaatttttcaaacggTCAACAGTACATATTTAATTGACGGAAAAAGTAATGGAAGATGAGCAACACAGTAAAACTGCTCATTACGGGCAACCCAGCGGCCTTGACCCAACTCATTATGCTGTGGAAGataaagaaaatatgttttttttattaatgtatacaaaaaatatttattgtaatatggAAGATATAgcgaataataattataataaatattttatcattccaatattttttttttcaattgataatttaatatttttaataatatatcctttataaaaaatttgtaatatctttcatatttttaaagaattgtatatAGATTtgtcatattttaattaaatattatttttgctcaatatttttatctctgatttatataatatattactaattaatttttttttcattttattataatttttatagttttataacaatttttaattttaatttttaaattttttgttcatatttttaaactctgcaatatacatttttaattattttaaatctattGCAAGTTTACTCACTTAAAATCATCGGGATAAAACTCAAATGGTTGCGTGTGAATTTCGCCACAGTTCGTAATAATAACTGGATCCATTGGAAAATCATCAGTATCTGTTTTAACCTAAAAAATCtacattttagaaatttaaaattatttttttacttaaattgaaCTCACATCTTCAATTGCATGCACCGTATCCATACCATCGAGCACTTTACCGAACACTGTATGCTTACCATCAAGCCACGAAGCCGATATGGTAGTTATATAGAATTGGCAACCATTCGTGTCGGGTCCACGATTTGCCATACCTAAATAACCCGGACGATTGTGTTCAACGGTCAATGCCTCATCCTCAAAATAATCACCATAAATGCTGGTAGAACCTGTGCCATCGCCTGTAATTACATTAAATGGGTGTGGTATTCGAAAACACCGCAGTACCCAATGACATCACAAATGTGCAACAATTTGATAAATAGTCACCAAAAATACAAACTAGAAATTATTTGACACTCAGAACCCTCCTCAATACACAgctattataaaaaatgataatgaCATGGTGATGGACTTTCTACTGTGTTTTCAAATATGGTggtgaaaaaaatcgattgactatatacatacataataataatatgagtGGCCTAACATCTGGAAAGTCAGatgtaaatatgaaataataaaatggtAGGTAACCTCTAATTTTTTCACTTACTAGACACAATCACTAATCGAGAAGTAATTATTTTCCCAACTACCAAAGACTCACCATTTAAAATATCGCCACCTTGTATGAGAAAACGATTAATTACACGATGAAATCTAGAACCCGCATATGTAGTGCCATTGATGCCACGCAAGCATATGTGTCGAAAATTAGCGACTGCCTTAGGTGCGATTTTACCAAACAGTCCTAACTCTATGCGTCCCAGCGGTTTCTTTTGATGCTTCACATCTAAATAAACCTTAGAAGTCACCGTAAAGCTCAGACCCTCAGCTATGGCCAGTATAGAAGTAAGTCGGATAAAAAGTTTATAGAGTGCCATAACGGTATTCTAAGTATATCTTAAttagtataaaattttacacgTTTCCTATGAACACAATCGTCGAACTAACTGCGTTAAATGTGGATTGTCGATTGAGGACGCgcgaaaataactgaaaattttacaagAAACCTTATAACTATTGAAAGTTAAGTTCAAAAGCATGCATTTTCACCACCCACATTTACAAAAGATACGTGGTGCAATGGAAGGCACTAAAATATTGTGTCTATTAGCGATACTTACACACAtctatttacatttttactgCAAAGCATAGCTGTTcctaaatattttgattttccaCCATTGCCTAATAGATGACGAAATTGATTTTCCATTCTTCCTTTTCtccatttttcattttccttctttttttgtacatatttctatttttgtattaatttagcATAGAAATGTACTAGTTTGagttttatgtatgtaaaatataaaacctattctatttttgtttttgttgttgtttaaaataGTATTGGCAATAATTAAAGAGAtatgatatttataaaatattttaaatagcacTTGCGACTTTtctgtgcatatgtatatattttccacAATTACCCACTAAAGGGACACtggattttttgttgaaatcctTAGTTTATAAGTTATTACACTGATTTTTCGATATTAAGATAATCAACGAATTTATTTTagctatacataagtatgtacatacatatgtatcaaatgtacagatgtatgtatgtatgtatatttgaaaaaattctccgaaattttaaaataggtcCCACATAAAGACAGCTTCGAGAGTTCGGTTCAAAAACTTTATATGCTTTCTTTTCAAAACGCTGTTTTCGCTCCAAAACGTCTGCATCCAgcgacttgaaattttcacaacgttcttagatatatgtacatatttgtcaGGTAATTACcgaatttttgataataatttcgattttaaatttgtgttgagtgtaaattttttcacaaaaaattactttttttgcgGAGCCACcgttttgtcaaaaatcaaaatttttatcagTCCTTCGAACATTACCTGTATTCATGaagtattattataatatatttaggtttttaattggatttaattttaagcagaaaaatcgtaaaatgtttattaaagtacaaattcaattaaacatacatacaaataattaaactaaaaagaatttttaaatgcatcaataaatatcaaatcaTTTTTCTGTATAACTTGTTACCACTCACATAATACGTTCATAAGCTCATACACATGTGTAAGTATTATTGTAAGCTTCCATCTTCACCAGTGCATGTAACACAAATTTCACACAATTAAATGTCATGCTGGATTGCATGTAAACACTTCCTTATCACTCTTTTACTTATTGGCTACAACTATTATATTTGATTTCATACTCGTTACTTTGCTTATTCGCTATTTCACTTTCGCAAAGCtagtatacacacacatatttacatctAATGATTTGCAATTAATGCGCCTGTCGCTTGAGCTTGTTCGCCACCGGCATACATTATTTTCACTTGcagataaaaacaataaaaacactaCTATGATCAAAATTTTAGCACCAGATAATAAACAATGAGCACTTGCTTTAGttattcatacaaatatttaatttaaagcaGAATTACacatgaattgaaaattttttaccgACCTAACGCTTGTGGCTAAATTTTTCGCAACGAATAACGGAACGGGAACTGAAAAGAACTGTTAGCAAAGGAAGTAGGTTTGCTTTCGTATAGAGCGAAAAGGGTTGTTGagcgaaattattaaataatacaattattaccAAATGGtagttaaacaaataaaataattatgtaaatttgttcaatattatataactagctaataaaatggaaataatattattttataaatgttgGTTGATGACTGATCTTTGCagtatatttttgtttcgaaataGCACGCTGAAAATGGACATTGCCGAAAaatgtgcaattttttttatatcttataaACGGGATATTCTAGTtgaagacttaaaaaaaatcgatttttacaAAGTTCTAATCAAACAATCGACAAGAAAATTGGTATGAATTTTTGGACGTCGCTTTTTAATGAAAGCAAgcgataaaagaaaaaacaagtgaCCATttgtacaattaaaaaaaatatagaaagtaaaaacaaatatacatatgtatatgtacatactcgtatatcgaTAAAATTGTGTAACTCCTATATTAATTGCAATTTCGcttgaaatttaaaaactccactctcatttttgtgcaaaaatttgttaatttcagAACTTCGATTCCTACTAAAACCTTTA belongs to Bactrocera dorsalis isolate Fly_Bdor chromosome 1, ASM2337382v1, whole genome shotgun sequence and includes:
- the LOC105230832 gene encoding uncharacterized protein LOC105230832 — encoded protein: MAKQNYCCSAKQYFSYMRNLVDTLIIVPRIIICKKMKKNEIFTQTITIKNKGLYPRNLTYYTDSLLDTNITFPRYWEHTYLQPDEIFEIKVVIKPNAHSTHTKCRHIYIDSAHPNITFEIPIISKSMNECYLPKSIDFPSTTLDDSAYYEFVAYNPTKDVQTLFFRTYPKNIKVTQSKTRIPPRDSIKVLLVLKVNNLNTMQDIIKTKIEIVSFDIQIMHTPLINSFYINTNLLTFESLKYERETTRSFTVCNESNEDKTFTTTFFTDPEQLDENFDFKMDARQSQSYSIRSSSSFNIIHTPLPHQCDLVAYKHFRIDNESFTIEGKSSMEIPVIFHPVSLKECEFREEEPSPHKVRTILFLTIGEEMSIVRQLINFQGSIIGPEVEITPKDIYLRTVYMGEEHCTVIKVLNIDGKVNAFVRFKDVYNFETAGAVVQPEEGFDLEPCKSGIFHISFFSKVVGAFVAKLRFKVRNGDMEEVNIRGHSQHARVKMFPDELDIGCVPFGIPCKRFILMVNPFMIPVAVQCTVGEDGDEIPLVLNVNDADGLPVITVKDYISAMIAMAEEELEPDAVEEPTVQLVSRSDSLLSYRSVSTEESTCSTYFEEEILEKIPDFAFTIIRKLRESRHLEQKEVEECVVSATLDVLLKTNYFNSLKQFANYAQMDWNIIPFNPKEIYCDKEIIYLQPNAGKTVTVLLIPNRVGLFNRALNVRICPITEEELNKKKTDFSWDLRDKFFVSSKMFTTKIWMEYACHLPIINFTQVINYESEETYIDDEVQCAMLFKNSFNVPGFFYYDVIPSDENGEMIFPENILKFFIPAFGKVVVHSTVIFRRLGKVKLSGLIKIVGNLNGSPFHIVADVKPVKIKVSATRVHRRQKVLETTAEHIYITNETPTVTRFTVKLKNSKYQYVEPRGAILSPEGQGTYITIFSKFYDAETYYNTLVISVANSNTIEIPLTYVVEGSPVGVEPDIFKGHNCGTLMINCLDRYESDVPKYTQEVKLTNRGKHRYCMYIDKLRNNITKCAIELGHGHLTVSPKMICLEPQSQGTLYITADSCEAGVIFNEFRVRTIDQEHKLKVHTTRFTATATFMEPEIHWCQKLINMEYNRTHFYKEHPVLAIACLKNMVDVKCKVWLKIVGPFKIKHLFEHNFAKIIHFPMTGLEQKEIIISLNKSAIRDEFCSTVDGRILCEANNKYQRSLQLKLKIRSPELRIMQPDMILFTRENASLTYVELRNISCLNAQYKWKKVEEKTTYVSDYDDTYKFSLDILSEILRTLDIDGSDSDEDSLYQRNLTLRYQKYRCRLHKLQDPIGVDEIINEIINNLDLEHKRYMLKVDDPYDPCLSARRCSSGEFVRKTLDAVLYGLKLEDSYDISQESIEECDSERTIHFIEKTGHISKFDTVQSALFLPPVKPGYAKTAIFVLDTVGSCPQQFDITLINLEKVMEFSSENVYLGIQPWYELFKTSVRIINVTQYPITLSISHKTVVDKSQRLSQGYAKIIGEKFFDICKFKSKLLTVEGLMGFSEQFTHDILVNANKSEEQTIHFRGQGIMPIIEVVTKLARPEQEIEEILEEYELLQIIYHFDVFKSITEYDEDMPAPREEDNVSMITTKYSLSSYHTGSSKSTSSSREARFYRMMKTYVIINNNAELPHASVLEQLIETQKFIRQLRENPKTVALLRKVHQDYLKLISNYGESMPINLKHFTAQPLPFHQQGFVLNMNVLVLGQLRKFTIDLHFHGPGKLIAAVRTEVKIPGLYVDFEVKKSEDHDYLFYAAEKKSPSLFGKRYRNMYERVIDLETDPKVKHAHSFDLDKTEHHTRLEVGAKQRKELQNYYNSLNKSVYEDHRHHFTLCKIFSNSKTNYYSGEARIVVLLKPEAKFYEEGQVLEDYLYIDLHLGPTLPILLRGIISKHYRKQSDSKY
- the LOC105230809 gene encoding peptidyl-prolyl cis-trans isomerase, rhodopsin-specific isozyme, yielding MALYKLFIRLTSILAIAEGLSFTVTSKVYLDVKHQKKPLGRIELGLFGKIAPKAVANFRHICLRGINGTTYAGSRFHRVINRFLIQGGDILNGDGTGSTSIYGDYFEDEALTVEHNRPGYLGMANRGPDTNGCQFYITTISASWLDGKHTVFGKVLDGMDTVHAIEDVKTDTDDFPMDPVIITNCGEIHTQPFEFYPDDFNIMSWVKAAGLPVMSSFTVLLIFHYFFRQLNMYC